Proteins encoded by one window of Deinococcus aerophilus:
- the rpmF gene encoding 50S ribosomal protein L32: MAKHPVPKKKTSKSKRDMRRSHHALTAPNLTECPHCHSKKLSHHICPSCGYYDGRQVLAV, encoded by the coding sequence ATGGCTAAGCATCCCGTTCCCAAAAAGAAGACCAGCAAGAGCAAGCGCGACATGCGCCGCAGCCACCACGCGCTGACCGCCCCCAACCTGACCGAGTGCCCCCACTGCCACAGCAAGAAGCTCTCGCACCACATCTGCCCCAGCTGCGGCTATTACGATGGCCGTCAGGTGCTGGCCGTCTAA
- a CDS encoding tetratricopeptide repeat protein: MIDADTTWQQACTALAGGDYEAAFVVLDAALSEAARPERARIWLYLASVHALYGDPATTQVAEALRQARTLDAGVRTAPLYLALSAELDARTRGPDAALPGPEVREAADPVARFHAVCALALAEQPQGALDLHLASSELPIHLRWRLRSWQADAQEGLGHTVDAIHLYGEAAHLAGGMDRAVMLQEQAALLLQNGQPAEAKGALDSARLLYGSPAGAQPDDEGLNLATWHYLRAQALLHLEQPEAAFEMIREAGRLEQQHGDPSYGVALVRGQVLSHLGRPEEAIAAFEAALALAEEGDRPYAHHELGVVLLDLDRPLEARERLEAALSIPDYPYQPEVLADIAECDYRLGRMPEAQMAAEQALAQGAVVPASLVLGSVALDYFQLDDALEHYERVIREAAPDSRDWITGHQMAADVMAQQGFPDPAAAYAHAQQALKHTPESDDWFVTLRDHLGKAQALMGQQDGRMLN; the protein is encoded by the coding sequence CGAGGCGGCCCGGCCCGAACGTGCCCGCATCTGGCTGTACCTGGCGAGCGTGCATGCGCTGTACGGCGACCCGGCCACCACACAGGTGGCCGAGGCGCTGCGCCAGGCGCGCACCCTGGACGCCGGGGTGAGAACGGCCCCCCTGTATCTGGCCCTCAGCGCCGAACTCGATGCCCGCACCCGTGGGCCAGACGCCGCCCTGCCCGGCCCGGAGGTGCGGGAAGCCGCCGACCCGGTGGCGCGCTTTCATGCGGTGTGTGCCCTGGCCCTGGCCGAGCAGCCTCAGGGGGCCCTGGACCTGCATCTGGCGAGCAGCGAACTGCCCATCCACCTGCGCTGGCGTCTGCGGTCGTGGCAGGCCGATGCCCAGGAGGGACTGGGCCATACCGTGGACGCCATTCACCTGTATGGCGAGGCGGCCCATCTGGCCGGCGGCATGGACCGCGCGGTGATGTTGCAGGAACAGGCCGCCCTGCTGCTGCAAAACGGCCAGCCTGCCGAGGCCAAGGGCGCGCTGGACAGTGCCCGGTTGCTGTACGGCTCCCCGGCGGGCGCACAGCCCGACGATGAAGGGCTGAATCTGGCGACCTGGCACTACCTGCGGGCCCAGGCGCTGCTGCATCTGGAGCAGCCCGAGGCCGCCTTCGAGATGATTCGTGAGGCGGGCCGTCTGGAACAGCAGCACGGAGACCCGAGCTACGGCGTGGCGCTGGTCCGGGGGCAGGTGCTGAGCCATCTGGGCCGTCCCGAGGAGGCCATCGCTGCCTTCGAGGCCGCGCTGGCCCTGGCCGAGGAAGGCGACCGCCCGTATGCCCACCACGAGCTGGGCGTGGTCCTGCTGGACCTGGACCGCCCGCTGGAAGCCCGCGAGCGGCTGGAAGCGGCCCTGAGCATCCCCGATTATCCGTACCAGCCCGAGGTTCTGGCCGACATTGCCGAGTGCGACTACCGTCTGGGACGCATGCCCGAGGCGCAGATGGCCGCCGAGCAGGCGCTGGCGCAGGGCGCGGTGGTGCCGGCCAGCCTGGTGCTGGGCAGCGTGGCCCTGGATTACTTTCAGCTGGACGACGCCCTGGAGCATTACGAACGCGTGATCCGTGAGGCCGCCCCGGACAGCCGCGACTGGATCACTGGACACCAGATGGCCGCCGACGTGATGGCGCAGCAGGGTTTTCCCGATCCGGCGGCGGCCTATGCCCACGCCCAGCAGGCCCTGAAGCATACCCCCGAGAGCGACGACTGGTTCGTGACCCTGCGCGACCACCTGGGCAAGGCGCAGGCCCTGATGGGCCAGCAGGACGGACGCATGCTGAACTGA
- a CDS encoding carbonic anhydrase — MTDHEPAQPTTVLKATELERRILDAVRRGASMEDIAALRHHTDVQTPEGAIEALKDGNARFFGGRSARPELGVNERRAQIMGQSPYAAVLACSDSRVPVELVFDVGLGDLFVVRVAGNVVGEAGLGTLEYAIEHLNVHLVMVMGHEACGAVAAALLPPEKIAQEPENLQSLIHKITPSIEHLPPIRDKKARMREAVLNNVRHQVHVLRQQSVIQAAEARGQIRVIGGFYEIGSGAVDFLTDEADLQP; from the coding sequence ATGACCGACCACGAACCGGCCCAGCCCACCACCGTCCTGAAGGCCACCGAGCTGGAGCGCCGCATCCTGGATGCCGTGCGCCGGGGGGCGAGCATGGAGGACATTGCGGCCCTGCGGCACCACACCGATGTCCAGACCCCCGAGGGCGCCATCGAGGCCCTCAAGGACGGCAACGCCCGCTTTTTCGGTGGCCGCAGTGCGCGTCCGGAACTGGGTGTCAATGAACGCCGCGCGCAGATCATGGGCCAGTCGCCCTACGCCGCGGTGCTCGCCTGCAGCGACAGCCGCGTGCCGGTGGAACTGGTGTTCGACGTGGGCTTGGGCGACCTGTTCGTGGTGCGCGTGGCGGGCAACGTGGTGGGCGAGGCGGGACTGGGCACGCTGGAGTACGCCATCGAGCATCTGAACGTGCATCTGGTGATGGTGATGGGTCACGAGGCCTGCGGCGCGGTGGCCGCCGCCCTGCTGCCCCCCGAGAAGATCGCGCAGGAGCCCGAGAACCTCCAGAGCCTGATCCACAAGATCACGCCGAGCATCGAGCACCTGCCGCCCATCCGCGACAAGAAGGCCCGGATGCGCGAGGCGGTTCTGAACAACGTCCGCCATCAGGTGCATGTGCTGCGCCAGCAGAGCGTGATTCAGGCGGCCGAGGCGCGGGGCCAGATCCGCGTGATCGGCGGCTTCTACGAGATCGGCAGCGGCGCGGTGGACTTCCTGACCGACGAGGCCGACCTGCAGCCCTGA
- a CDS encoding S1C family serine protease — MNATPGRLPRQHRQGRMFHLRLLLLSGTLLGGLGGPAGLVQAQTAPQAKVPPVQGTELGQRRTQNGAVTDSQSNTAKPLTDMERQMLKALFTKVRPATLRIEQCVPTNCVEPDGIGSAVLISADGLALTAYHVVARARTLSAQTLDKKRYPVEVVGYSDQDDLALLRVAVPRGTPFLPLAASGPSVGDALLAVGNGGGAFLLDKSGRLTGVNADAGRADFPPGTLQMNAPLVPGDSGGPVLNTRGEVTGVVSYISLSRAGDSASFAVPVTASDTRLAELRQGVKKDAPVIGIYLSQPFDALFALDAENFKRLSGLLKLGDTPGAFFTSLSPGGPAEKAGLKPLVLNDQSQRVSGDIVTAVNGKRILNFSEFQYAVRAYAPGDTIILTVRRDERTLQVKVTLTGSSEIGN; from the coding sequence ATGAACGCCACACCAGGCCGCCTTCCGCGCCAGCACCGCCAGGGCCGGATGTTCCACCTTCGCCTCCTGCTGCTGTCCGGCACGCTGCTGGGCGGCCTGGGTGGGCCCGCCGGACTGGTTCAGGCGCAAACAGCCCCGCAGGCAAAGGTTCCGCCTGTTCAGGGAACCGAGCTGGGCCAGCGGCGCACCCAGAACGGTGCGGTCACGGACAGCCAGAGCAACACGGCCAAGCCGCTCACGGACATGGAACGGCAGATGCTCAAGGCCCTGTTCACCAAGGTGCGGCCCGCCACGCTGCGCATCGAGCAGTGTGTGCCCACCAACTGCGTCGAGCCTGACGGCATCGGCTCGGCGGTCCTGATCTCGGCCGATGGACTGGCCCTGACGGCCTACCACGTGGTGGCCCGGGCCCGGACGCTCAGCGCCCAGACGCTGGACAAAAAGCGCTACCCGGTGGAGGTCGTGGGCTACAGCGATCAGGACGATCTGGCGCTGCTGCGGGTGGCGGTCCCGCGGGGCACGCCCTTTCTGCCGCTGGCCGCCTCGGGGCCCAGCGTGGGCGACGCGCTGCTCGCCGTCGGCAACGGCGGGGGAGCCTTTCTGCTGGACAAATCCGGCCGCCTGACTGGCGTGAACGCCGACGCCGGACGCGCCGACTTTCCCCCCGGTACCCTGCAGATGAACGCCCCGCTCGTTCCCGGCGACAGCGGTGGCCCGGTCCTCAACACCCGGGGCGAGGTCACCGGGGTGGTCAGCTACATCAGCCTGAGCCGGGCGGGCGACTCGGCGTCGTTCGCCGTGCCGGTCACAGCCAGCGACACCCGCCTGGCCGAGCTGCGCCAGGGGGTCAAGAAGGATGCCCCGGTCATCGGCATCTACCTGAGTCAGCCCTTTGACGCGCTGTTCGCTCTGGACGCCGAGAACTTCAAACGGCTCAGCGGACTGCTCAAACTGGGCGACACTCCCGGAGCGTTCTTCACCTCGCTGTCGCCGGGAGGGCCCGCCGAGAAGGCCGGCCTCAAGCCCCTGGTCCTCAACGACCAGTCGCAGCGCGTCTCGGGAGACATCGTGACCGCCGTGAACGGCAAACGCATCCTGAACTTCAGCGAGTTCCAGTACGCCGTGCGGGCGTACGCGCCGGGCGACACCATCATCCTGACCGTGCGGCGCGACGAGCGCACCCTGCAGGTCAAGGTGACCCTGACCGGCAGCAGCGAGATCGGCAACTGA
- a CDS encoding multidrug DMT transporter, with protein sequence MDTLKKAGAMLAHLDLFHQMLDLRGLLQLAAHMEERGDRVTLISPNQITLIGADMLSDSGLTTTKGARIEAATAYRVLQGLKGHDAPEYAVTREELGALNARAVADLEGGDALKAFADTLARIAVAPAGTSPAAPTEAPAERSSRGRRAAEGEGGGPEQPAA encoded by the coding sequence ATGGACACCCTCAAGAAAGCAGGTGCGATGCTGGCCCACCTCGACCTCTTCCACCAGATGCTCGACCTGCGGGGGTTGTTGCAGCTGGCCGCCCACATGGAGGAACGCGGCGACCGCGTGACCCTGATCAGCCCCAATCAGATCACCCTGATCGGCGCGGACATGCTCAGCGATTCGGGCCTGACGACCACCAAGGGTGCTCGGATCGAGGCCGCCACCGCGTACCGGGTGCTGCAGGGCCTCAAGGGCCACGACGCCCCTGAATACGCCGTGACCCGCGAGGAACTCGGCGCGCTGAATGCCCGCGCGGTGGCCGACCTGGAGGGCGGCGACGCCCTGAAGGCCTTTGCGGACACCCTGGCCCGCATTGCCGTGGCCCCCGCCGGGACGTCTCCGGCTGCCCCGACCGAGGCGCCCGCCGAACGTTCCTCCCGGGGCCGGCGCGCGGCAGAGGGCGAGGGCGGCGGCCCGGAACAGCCGGCGGCCTGA
- the rpsO gene encoding 30S ribosomal protein S15, whose product MIDKKKTIQAHAKSDKDTGSTAVQIALLTERISNLSVHLTANKKDKHGQRGLQLLNGQRRRLLKYLERTSYDEYIALTDQLKIRRGQRIVR is encoded by the coding sequence ATGATCGACAAGAAAAAGACCATCCAGGCCCACGCCAAGAGCGACAAGGACACCGGCAGCACCGCCGTGCAGATCGCGCTGCTCACCGAGCGCATCAGCAACCTGAGTGTTCACCTGACCGCCAACAAGAAGGACAAGCACGGCCAGCGCGGCCTGCAGCTGCTCAACGGCCAGCGCCGCCGCCTGCTGAAGTACCTTGAGCGCACCAGCTACGACGAGTACATCGCCCTGACGGATCAGCTCAAGATCCGCCGCGGCCAGCGCATCGTTCGCTAA
- a CDS encoding LexA family transcriptional regulator, with translation MEYAASTVPQGSAQPAALPPAEATLGRWLLERRLALGLQQGQVSARTLQHGGEPGRVTQPYLSRLERGARPLGALTAPRQDALRRALEIPAGEWVARTGLPLLAPVPGEDVLGTLELVRVPVRALASAGLPFAEDAASVIDHELVPLRDHRPGMLVLEVQGESMTTDTGGLRPGDRIYVDPGDLDLREGRIYVLHVPGLGLTVKRLRSYGGPVWLTSDNPDHPPVKPEEVTVVGRVYYHQPRGHRL, from the coding sequence ATGGAGTATGCCGCCTCGACCGTTCCTCAGGGGTCCGCCCAGCCGGCTGCCCTTCCGCCGGCGGAAGCCACGCTGGGCCGCTGGCTGCTGGAGCGGCGGCTGGCGCTGGGACTGCAGCAGGGGCAGGTCAGTGCCCGCACGCTGCAACACGGCGGGGAGCCGGGCCGGGTCACGCAGCCGTACCTCAGCCGCCTGGAACGCGGCGCCCGGCCGCTGGGCGCGCTGACTGCCCCCCGCCAGGACGCCCTGCGGCGGGCGCTGGAGATTCCGGCGGGCGAGTGGGTGGCCCGTACCGGTCTGCCGCTGCTCGCGCCGGTGCCCGGCGAGGACGTGCTCGGAACGCTGGAACTGGTGCGCGTGCCGGTGCGGGCGCTGGCGAGCGCGGGCCTGCCGTTCGCCGAGGACGCGGCCAGCGTCATTGACCACGAACTCGTGCCGCTGCGCGACCACCGCCCCGGCATGCTCGTGCTGGAAGTCCAGGGCGAGTCCATGACCACCGACACGGGGGGCCTGCGCCCCGGCGACCGCATCTATGTGGATCCCGGCGACCTGGACCTGCGCGAGGGCCGCATCTATGTCCTGCACGTGCCGGGACTGGGGCTGACCGTCAAGCGGCTGCGCAGCTACGGCGGCCCGGTGTGGTTGACCAGCGACAACCCTGACCACCCTCCGGTCAAGCCTGAGGAAGTCACGGTGGTGGGCCGGGTGTACTACCACCAGCCGCGCGGCCACCGGCTGTAG
- a CDS encoding aminopeptidase, which yields MTLTFEEKLNNYARLAVRVGLGVRKGQRVLVQAPVDTAQLARAVVREAYAAGASFVDVRWDDDDVQLARFELAPDGSFETLSKWRVDAEIETAQAGGAVIAIRATNPNLLGGVDAGRVATHQRALAAYRRPYTEQVMTNRLNWNLISAPIPGWAALMFPDASAEEAISQQWDAIFAATRADQPDPVTAWQEHLANLQRRRELLTEKQYAALHFQGGETDLTVGLAEDHVWGGGAADTPGGITFTANIPTEEVWTAPHRERVDGVVVSTKPLSYNGTLLDGIRIEFKDGRITRATARNGQAALDKMIDTDEGSHRLGEVALVPHSSPISRSGMFFFNTLYDENAASHIAIGNAYRFNVKGGVDLTTEQFMAKGGNDSLTHVDWMIGSGEMDVTGITQDGTREPVMRAGEFVI from the coding sequence ATGACCCTGACCTTTGAGGAGAAACTGAACAACTATGCGCGGCTGGCCGTGCGGGTGGGCCTGGGGGTGCGCAAGGGCCAGCGCGTGCTCGTGCAGGCCCCGGTGGACACTGCCCAGCTTGCCCGCGCCGTGGTGCGCGAGGCCTACGCGGCGGGCGCGTCCTTTGTAGACGTGCGCTGGGACGATGACGACGTGCAGCTCGCCCGCTTCGAGCTCGCCCCGGACGGCAGCTTCGAGACCCTCAGCAAGTGGCGGGTGGACGCCGAGATCGAAACCGCCCAGGCGGGCGGGGCCGTGATCGCCATTCGCGCCACCAACCCCAACCTCCTGGGCGGCGTGGACGCCGGGCGCGTGGCGACGCACCAGCGCGCGCTGGCGGCCTACCGCCGGCCCTACACCGAACAGGTCATGACCAACCGCCTGAACTGGAACCTGATCAGCGCGCCCATTCCCGGCTGGGCGGCGTTGATGTTCCCCGACGCCAGTGCCGAGGAGGCCATAAGCCAGCAGTGGGACGCCATCTTCGCCGCGACCCGCGCCGACCAGCCCGATCCGGTGACCGCGTGGCAGGAGCACCTCGCGAACCTGCAGCGCCGCCGCGAACTGCTCACCGAAAAGCAGTACGCCGCGCTGCACTTTCAGGGGGGCGAGACCGACCTGACCGTGGGGCTGGCCGAGGACCACGTCTGGGGTGGCGGCGCGGCCGATACCCCCGGCGGCATCACCTTCACCGCCAACATTCCCACCGAGGAGGTCTGGACCGCTCCGCACCGGGAACGGGTGGACGGCGTGGTGGTCAGCACCAAGCCGCTGTCGTACAACGGCACGCTGCTCGACGGCATCCGCATCGAATTCAAGGACGGGCGCATCACCCGCGCCACTGCCCGCAACGGTCAGGCCGCCCTGGACAAGATGATCGACACCGACGAGGGCAGCCACCGTCTGGGCGAGGTGGCCCTGGTGCCGCACAGCAGCCCGATTTCCCGCTCCGGAATGTTCTTTTTCAACACCCTGTATGACGAGAACGCGGCCTCGCACATCGCCATCGGCAACGCGTACCGCTTCAATGTAAAGGGGGGCGTGGATCTGACCACCGAACAGTTCATGGCCAAGGGCGGCAACGATAGCCTGACCCACGTGGACTGGATGATCGGCAGCGGCGAGATGGACGTGACGGGCATCACCCAAGACGGCACCCGCGAGCCGGTGATGCGCGCGGGCGAGTTTGTGATCTGA
- a CDS encoding glutamine--tRNA ligase/YqeY domain fusion protein has product MTAPDTSPHSTAAPTRVASNFITEIIERDLQEGRYAQIVTRFPPEPNGYAHLGHTFASFLDFQTAVQYGGRYHLRLDDTNPEGESQEFADAIIDDLRWLGWDWGEHLYYASDNFERYYAYAEQLITQGDAYVDSVSGDEMARLRGDPRTPGTPSAYRDRSVAENLDLFRRMRAGEFEDGAHVLRARIDLSSPNMKLRDPVLYRILRAWHYRAGDAWCIYPMYDFQHPLQDAIEGVTHSMCSLEFVDNRAIYDWLMERLAFSPRPHQYEFGRRSLEYTVVSKRKLRQLVQSGVVSGWDDPRMPTLRAQRRLGVTPEAVKAFASAIGVSRTNRTVDIAVYENAVRDDLNHRAPRVMAVLDPVRVTLQGLDAERRLSVPYWPHDVVAASPDGLVALPTGERVSPERAVRDVPLSRELYIEREDFSADPPKGFRRLTPGGTVRLRGAGIIRADSFETDGTGQVTHIRATLLDEDARAGGVIHWVSAEQAVPAEFRLYDRLFRVSNPDGEQGDSPTPDFDPEQPGHDSGPPDTGFLRHLNPDSLRVTRGYVEASVAHDPPETRYQFERQGYFWRDPVDSREDALVFGRIITLKDAWAGGGQKAPKAEERRPRAADPRPKAGAEAAPSTQPALTPEQEADMARLTARGAAEADARTVARDPALLAFLDGAQPGETFAQAASWTVNDLAAALRAGTARVLAADLAPLAQLLASGTVTSRVARDALARAVASGEAPAAIIEREGLAAGLDDTELTRTVREVLERHPAEVQAYRDGKTALLGFFTGQVMRATRGKAEPGRVAQVLGEALAPSAR; this is encoded by the coding sequence ATGACCGCGCCGGACACCTCGCCCCACTCCACCGCTGCGCCCACGCGGGTGGCCTCCAACTTCATCACCGAGATCATTGAGCGTGACCTGCAAGAAGGCCGGTACGCGCAGATCGTGACCCGCTTTCCGCCCGAGCCCAACGGCTACGCGCACCTGGGCCACACCTTCGCCTCGTTTCTGGATTTCCAGACCGCTGTGCAGTACGGAGGCCGCTACCACCTGCGGCTGGACGACACCAATCCGGAAGGCGAGTCCCAGGAGTTTGCCGACGCCATCATCGACGATCTGCGCTGGCTGGGCTGGGACTGGGGCGAACACCTGTACTACGCCTCGGACAACTTCGAGCGCTACTACGCCTACGCCGAGCAGCTGATCACCCAGGGCGACGCGTACGTGGACAGCGTGAGCGGCGACGAGATGGCGCGCTTGCGCGGCGACCCCCGCACGCCCGGCACCCCGAGTGCCTACCGGGACCGAAGCGTGGCCGAGAACCTGGATCTGTTCCGCCGCATGCGGGCCGGAGAGTTCGAGGACGGCGCCCACGTGCTGCGGGCCAGGATTGACCTGAGCAGCCCCAACATGAAGCTGCGCGACCCGGTGCTGTACCGCATCCTGCGGGCGTGGCATTACCGCGCGGGCGACGCGTGGTGCATCTATCCCATGTACGACTTCCAGCACCCGCTGCAGGACGCCATCGAGGGCGTTACACACAGCATGTGCAGCCTGGAATTCGTGGACAACCGCGCCATCTACGACTGGCTGATGGAACGTCTGGCGTTCTCGCCGCGCCCCCACCAGTACGAGTTCGGGCGGCGCAGCCTGGAATACACCGTGGTGTCCAAACGCAAGCTGCGCCAGCTGGTCCAGAGCGGCGTGGTCAGCGGCTGGGATGATCCCCGCATGCCCACCCTGCGCGCCCAGCGGCGCCTGGGGGTCACGCCGGAGGCGGTCAAGGCCTTTGCCAGCGCGATCGGGGTCAGCCGCACCAACCGCACCGTGGACATTGCCGTCTACGAGAACGCGGTGCGCGACGACCTGAACCACCGGGCGCCGCGCGTGATGGCGGTGCTGGACCCGGTGCGCGTGACCTTGCAGGGACTGGACGCAGAGCGCCGCCTGAGCGTGCCGTACTGGCCACATGACGTGGTGGCAGCCTCCCCCGACGGGCTGGTGGCGCTGCCCACGGGCGAGCGCGTATCCCCGGAGCGGGCGGTTCGGGACGTGCCCCTGAGCCGTGAGCTGTACATCGAGCGCGAGGACTTCAGCGCTGATCCGCCCAAGGGGTTCCGGCGCCTGACGCCCGGCGGCACGGTCCGGCTGCGCGGCGCGGGCATCATCCGCGCGGACAGCTTTGAAACCGACGGCACGGGGCAGGTCACCCACATCCGGGCCACCCTGCTGGACGAGGATGCCAGGGCGGGCGGCGTGATTCACTGGGTCAGTGCCGAACAGGCCGTTCCCGCCGAATTCCGGCTGTACGACCGCCTGTTCCGTGTTTCCAATCCAGACGGTGAACAGGGCGACTCCCCCACCCCCGACTTTGATCCCGAGCAACCGGGCCATGACAGCGGCCCGCCCGACACCGGCTTCCTGCGCCACCTCAACCCCGACAGCCTGCGCGTCACGCGCGGCTATGTGGAGGCGAGCGTGGCCCATGACCCGCCCGAGACCCGCTACCAGTTCGAGCGGCAGGGCTACTTCTGGCGCGACCCTGTGGACAGCCGCGAGGATGCCTTGGTGTTCGGCCGGATCATCACCCTGAAAGATGCCTGGGCGGGGGGCGGCCAGAAAGCCCCGAAGGCCGAGGAACGCCGCCCCCGCGCCGCGGACCCCAGGCCGAAGGCCGGGGCAGAAGCTGCCCCCAGCACCCAGCCTGCCCTGACGCCCGAACAGGAAGCGGACATGGCGCGGCTGACCGCACGGGGCGCGGCCGAGGCCGACGCGCGGACGGTGGCGCGCGACCCGGCGCTGCTGGCCTTTCTGGACGGCGCCCAGCCCGGCGAGACCTTCGCGCAGGCGGCCTCGTGGACGGTCAATGACCTGGCGGCCGCGCTGCGGGCAGGCACGGCCCGGGTGCTGGCCGCCGACCTGGCCCCACTGGCACAGTTGCTCGCCTCGGGCACCGTGACCTCCCGCGTGGCCCGCGACGCCCTGGCCCGCGCCGTCGCCTCTGGCGAAGCCCCCGCCGCCATCATCGAGCGTGAGGGGCTGGCCGCGGGGCTGGACGACACTGAGCTGACCCGCACCGTCCGCGAGGTGCTGGAGCGGCATCCGGCCGAGGTGCAGGCCTACCGGGACGGCAAGACCGCCCTGCTGGGCTTCTTCACCGGTCAGGTGATGCGCGCGACCCGCGGCAAGGCCGAGCCGGGCCGGGTCGCGCAGGTGCTGGGCGAGGCCCTGGCACCGTCCGCACGCTGA
- a CDS encoding gamma-glutamylcyclotransferase family protein — protein sequence MSEPAIPPAACTTVFVYGTLMPGERNAHIAALGGSFSAQRAVLSGHRLLHLHPEAYPAVVPGEPGDTVQGHALTYPPTDWAVALPFLDELEGVEEAPPLYLRRQVPLTLEDGSPGSAWVYLYALEDRLTRPGVWPVPGGDWRSVPDRTRTAESDR from the coding sequence GTGTCCGAGCCCGCGATCCCGCCTGCCGCCTGCACCACCGTCTTTGTCTACGGCACCCTGATGCCCGGCGAGCGCAACGCCCACATCGCCGCGCTGGGGGGAAGCTTCAGCGCCCAGCGCGCGGTCCTGTCGGGCCACCGGTTGCTGCACCTGCATCCCGAGGCCTACCCCGCGGTGGTTCCCGGGGAACCGGGAGACACGGTGCAGGGGCACGCCCTGACCTACCCGCCCACCGACTGGGCGGTCGCCCTGCCGTTTCTGGATGAACTGGAGGGCGTGGAGGAGGCGCCGCCCCTGTACCTGCGGCGGCAGGTCCCCCTGACCCTGGAGGACGGTTCCCCCGGGTCCGCGTGGGTCTATCTGTACGCCCTGGAGGACCGGCTGACCCGGCCCGGCGTGTGGCCGGTGCCCGGCGGCGACTGGCGCAGCGTGCCCGACCGGACGCGCACGGCGGAGAGCGACCGCTGA
- a CDS encoding trimeric intracellular cation channel family protein, protein MHELLPPITLETGLHWLDLIGVLAFALSGALLGVRKRFDLFGVLVLGCVTAVGGGAIRDTLTGQTPPLFLRDETYLYAALLGAALAFAFGERLARFERTLSVFDSAGLALFAASGALGAINFGLGPLGVVFTGAISGVGGGIIRDLIANEVPEVMYRRDQLYATAAAAGAFTVWALHPHVTPFQSQLGGVVVVIALRWISRRGWARLPVRRLSGE, encoded by the coding sequence GTGCACGAATTGCTGCCGCCCATCACCCTGGAAACCGGGTTGCACTGGCTCGACCTGATCGGCGTGCTGGCCTTCGCGCTGTCCGGAGCGCTGCTGGGGGTCCGCAAGCGCTTTGACCTGTTCGGGGTGCTGGTGCTGGGGTGCGTCACGGCGGTGGGGGGCGGGGCCATCCGCGACACCCTGACCGGTCAGACGCCACCGCTGTTCCTGCGCGACGAGACCTACTTGTACGCGGCGCTGCTCGGGGCGGCGCTGGCCTTTGCCTTCGGCGAGCGGCTGGCCCGCTTCGAGCGCACCCTCAGCGTGTTCGACTCGGCGGGTCTGGCGCTGTTCGCCGCGAGCGGAGCGCTGGGGGCCATCAATTTCGGGCTGGGGCCGCTGGGCGTGGTGTTCACCGGGGCCATCAGCGGCGTGGGCGGCGGCATCATCCGTGACCTGATTGCCAATGAGGTGCCGGAGGTGATGTACCGCCGCGACCAGCTGTATGCCACGGCGGCGGCGGCCGGCGCGTTCACGGTGTGGGCGCTGCACCCGCACGTCACGCCGTTTCAATCCCAGCTGGGCGGGGTGGTGGTGGTGATCGCCCTGCGCTGGATCTCACGCCGGGGCTGGGCGAGGCTGCCGGTGCGGCGGCTGTCGGGCGAGTAG